A single region of the Oleispira antarctica RB-8 genome encodes:
- the trpS gene encoding Tryptophan-tRNA ligase: MSKQRVLTGITTTGTPHLGNYVGAIRPAIEASQNSDIDSFFFLADYHALIKCQDPKLVHQSTMEIAATWLALGLDTDNTMFYRQSDIREIPELTWMLNCVCGKGLMNRAHAYKGAVDANTANGEDADKAITMGLFNYPILMAADIVMFGAHKVPVGKDQIQHVEMARDIAQRFNHIYASKKQPILTLPEYEVGDDVAILQGLDGRKMSKSYGNTIPLFLTEKQLQKHINKIQTNLLEPGEAKDPDGSTVFQIWQAFANKEQVAEMRQAFAEGIGWGDAKKRLFALINEEIGEARERYNDLLTRPQDIEAELQKGAAKARIQSQRMMDTVRQAVGIYGLK, from the coding sequence ATGAGCAAGCAACGAGTTTTAACCGGAATTACCACCACAGGTACTCCGCACCTTGGTAACTATGTCGGCGCCATTCGCCCTGCGATTGAAGCCAGCCAAAATAGTGATATTGATTCATTCTTCTTCTTGGCTGATTATCATGCCTTGATCAAATGCCAAGATCCTAAGCTTGTTCACCAATCGACCATGGAAATTGCAGCAACTTGGCTCGCGCTGGGTTTAGATACTGACAATACGATGTTCTATCGCCAGTCCGATATTCGTGAAATCCCTGAATTAACGTGGATGCTGAATTGCGTTTGCGGCAAAGGTTTAATGAACCGTGCCCACGCGTATAAAGGTGCAGTCGATGCGAATACTGCCAATGGTGAAGACGCTGATAAAGCGATTACGATGGGATTGTTCAATTACCCCATTTTGATGGCCGCTGATATTGTCATGTTTGGTGCCCACAAAGTGCCAGTGGGTAAAGACCAGATTCAGCACGTAGAAATGGCGCGCGACATAGCTCAGCGCTTTAATCATATTTATGCCAGCAAAAAACAGCCTATCTTGACTCTGCCGGAGTACGAAGTCGGGGATGACGTTGCTATTTTACAAGGTCTAGACGGCCGTAAAATGAGTAAGAGTTATGGCAATACGATTCCTTTGTTTTTAACTGAAAAACAACTGCAAAAGCACATCAATAAGATTCAAACCAACTTGCTTGAACCGGGTGAAGCGAAAGACCCAGATGGTTCTACGGTATTCCAAATTTGGCAAGCCTTTGCCAATAAAGAACAAGTGGCTGAAATGCGTCAGGCATTTGCTGAAGGTATTGGTTGGGGTGATGCAAAGAAGCGCCTGTTTGCTTTAATTAACGAAGAGATTGGTGAAGCCCGTGAGCGTTATAATGATTTGCTAACCCGCCCGCAAGATATTGAAGCCGAATTACAAAAGGGTGCGGCGAAAGCGCGTATCCAAAGCCAGCGCATGATGGACACTGTTCGTCAGGCCGTTGGCATTTACGGTTTGAAGTAG
- a CDS encoding Putative translation factor (SUA5): MSQFFQIHPENPQARLVKQAVEIIKKGGLAVLPTDCAYVLVCHIGDKSAMERMRSLRQLSEKHNYTLLCRDLSELSNYAKVDNATYRQLKQHTPGAFTFILNATKEVPKRLIQPKKKTIGMRVPDNAILLAILEELNEPLMSTSLIMPGDELPLSDPYDIRQTLEHSLDLVIDGGYCGLEATTVLDLTSEEVVLLRQGVGDAAAFLE; the protein is encoded by the coding sequence GTGAGTCAATTTTTTCAGATACACCCAGAAAACCCGCAAGCGCGTTTAGTTAAGCAAGCGGTTGAGATCATCAAAAAAGGCGGCTTAGCCGTATTGCCGACAGATTGTGCGTATGTACTGGTATGTCATATCGGTGATAAATCGGCCATGGAGCGCATGCGCTCTTTGCGCCAGCTAAGTGAAAAGCATAACTACACCTTGTTGTGTCGAGATTTGTCAGAACTATCCAACTACGCAAAAGTGGATAATGCGACTTATCGCCAGCTTAAGCAGCATACGCCCGGTGCTTTCACCTTCATTTTGAATGCGACCAAAGAGGTGCCTAAGCGTTTGATTCAACCGAAGAAAAAAACCATTGGCATGCGTGTGCCGGATAATGCGATTTTATTGGCCATTCTAGAAGAATTGAATGAGCCGTTAATGTCGACGTCATTGATCATGCCAGGCGATGAGCTTCCCCTGTCAGATCCTTATGATATTCGCCAAACGTTAGAGCACAGCTTAGATCTTGTGATCGACGGTGGCTATTGCGGGCTAGAAGCGACGACGGTACTTGATTTGACCAGTGAAGAAGTTGTTTTATTACGTCAAGGTGTGGGCGATGCTGCGGCTTTCTTAGAATAG
- a CDS encoding SH3 domain protein: protein MNNDKKHLKVIRVKQLFCMLLLTILAATSYAAVEKRYVSDKLWLQLRTGPGSDFRILKALPSGEHLIFGEQTEDKNYTRVTTDKGLEGWVLTRFLEDEPVAKEKLIFSQRELVKVKAELDTLKQQTNTLSEEKSSLSGDHSSLIREKKALEKELKHITEISANALQLDSKNTTLTKRNKELEIQLATFTADNTRLKDNTDRTFMIIGGGLIFFGIILGLAIPAMRGGRKAASWS, encoded by the coding sequence ATGAACAACGATAAAAAACATTTAAAGGTGATACGCGTGAAACAGTTATTTTGCATGCTTTTATTAACAATTCTGGCCGCAACCAGCTATGCAGCGGTTGAAAAACGTTACGTCAGCGACAAGTTATGGCTGCAATTACGCACGGGGCCAGGCAGTGACTTTCGCATTTTAAAAGCACTACCTAGTGGTGAACATTTGATTTTTGGCGAGCAAACAGAAGATAAAAACTATACCCGAGTGACAACGGATAAAGGCTTAGAAGGATGGGTACTTACTCGCTTTTTAGAAGACGAGCCTGTTGCTAAAGAGAAACTGATTTTCTCTCAACGCGAACTGGTTAAAGTAAAAGCAGAACTTGATACCCTCAAGCAACAAACAAATACTCTTAGCGAAGAAAAATCATCTTTATCTGGTGATCATTCAAGCTTAATCCGTGAAAAGAAAGCCCTGGAAAAAGAGCTTAAGCACATCACAGAAATATCAGCCAATGCTCTACAACTAGACAGCAAAAATACCACATTGACTAAGCGCAACAAAGAATTGGAGATTCAGCTAGCAACCTTCACCGCTGATAATACACGCCTTAAAGATAATACAGATCGCACGTTTATGATCATTGGTGGTGGCTTAATTTTCTTTGGTATCATTCTTGGTTTAGCCATCCCTGCCATGCGTGGTGGTCGTAAAGCGGCTAGCTGGTCTTAA
- the ispA gene encoding Intracellular septation protein A, putative: protein MKLLIDFLPIVIFFIVYKLAPECIDAISPLLNTDQIQHLTDMPAIVLATAVLIPATMLQILYTKISTGKVETMHLVTLALVVIMGGATVILQDKTFIQWKPTVVNWLFAAAFFGSRFIGNKTILERMMGQNLKLPANAWNNLNYAWVAFFTFSGIANLYVAYNFSEDIWVNFKLFGLLGLTILFIIAQSFYLYRFMTPEDTIKGEEK from the coding sequence ATGAAGTTACTTATTGATTTTCTGCCCATTGTCATATTTTTTATCGTTTATAAGCTTGCGCCAGAATGTATTGATGCGATTAGCCCACTCTTAAATACCGATCAAATCCAGCACCTAACAGACATGCCTGCAATCGTTTTAGCGACGGCGGTGCTTATTCCAGCGACCATGCTGCAAATTTTATACACCAAAATTTCCACCGGCAAAGTCGAAACTATGCACTTAGTAACCCTAGCGCTCGTAGTTATCATGGGAGGCGCAACCGTTATTTTACAAGATAAGACCTTCATTCAATGGAAGCCTACCGTTGTGAACTGGTTATTCGCCGCCGCTTTCTTTGGTAGTCGTTTTATTGGTAATAAAACTATTTTAGAACGTATGATGGGCCAGAATCTGAAATTGCCTGCCAACGCGTGGAACAATTTAAACTATGCTTGGGTCGCATTTTTTACTTTTAGTGGTATCGCAAACTTGTACGTTGCCTATAATTTCTCTGAAGATATCTGGGTAAACTTCAAGCTATTTGGCTTATTGGGATTAACTATCCTGTTTATTATTGCCCAATCATTTTATTTATATCGATTTATGACCCCGGAAGACACGATAAAAGGCGAGGAAAAATAA
- a CDS encoding Chromosome segregation and condensation family protein — MELTKLKQIVEAALMASGDVLTIERLQLLFDDYDKPKSPAIKEALESLMEDFSGRGIELVEVASGYRFQVRKDVAPWVTRLWDEKPQRYSRALLETMSLIAYRQPITRGDIEDVRGVAVSSQIIRTLLDREWVRVVGHRDVPGRPAMYATTKEFLDYFSLKSLDELPSLDEIREIDDANQNLDFINAEKKASATREYDFDNEGDVKTRGEEILAETELELEEAQRLVQQVEDNVFNKPSEEELAAEREAERQAKAEEERLAEEASAERKLADKFASMPQPSFAEMANKTQQRLSSETGDGPSVVDLADKIADHQARLAGINTVNTATFDASNETLAEDQTEGTLTLLQQQERLMQQLMQEESQRQTQGTGSSEFEVTSELQVINDDFSHEFAQAYDEQVTQEQPVSEEPDEEAALLVEAEAEKELLEQEAQEEERLEEERLEKELIEQEQLEKELLEKERLAEEALDNELGFEDVGSSDNSATELSSSTKKNSLFDD; from the coding sequence ATGGAATTGACTAAGCTAAAGCAAATTGTTGAAGCCGCCTTAATGGCCAGTGGTGACGTACTCACGATAGAACGTTTGCAGTTATTATTCGATGATTACGACAAACCTAAAAGTCCTGCGATCAAAGAAGCATTGGAAAGTTTGATGGAAGACTTTTCGGGTCGGGGTATCGAGCTGGTGGAAGTGGCTTCGGGTTATCGTTTTCAAGTGCGTAAAGACGTCGCTCCTTGGGTAACACGTTTATGGGATGAAAAACCGCAGCGTTATTCCCGTGCATTGCTCGAGACCATGTCACTTATTGCTTATCGGCAGCCGATTACCCGTGGCGATATTGAAGATGTTCGTGGGGTGGCGGTAAGCAGTCAAATTATTCGCACCTTACTTGATCGTGAATGGGTGCGAGTGGTTGGCCATCGTGACGTTCCTGGTCGTCCAGCGATGTACGCGACGACCAAAGAATTTTTAGATTATTTCAGTCTTAAAAGTTTGGATGAATTACCGAGTTTGGACGAAATTCGCGAAATAGACGATGCCAATCAGAACCTTGATTTTATCAACGCAGAGAAAAAAGCGTCTGCAACACGTGAATATGATTTTGATAATGAAGGCGATGTTAAAACCCGCGGAGAAGAAATTCTTGCGGAAACAGAACTGGAATTAGAAGAAGCACAAAGACTGGTTCAGCAGGTTGAAGATAATGTCTTCAATAAACCCAGTGAAGAAGAACTGGCTGCTGAGCGAGAAGCAGAGCGTCAAGCTAAGGCTGAAGAGGAACGATTGGCAGAAGAAGCATCTGCAGAAAGAAAGCTGGCTGATAAGTTTGCATCAATGCCTCAGCCTTCGTTTGCGGAGATGGCGAATAAAACCCAGCAGAGATTGTCTTCAGAGACCGGTGATGGCCCTTCGGTGGTCGATTTGGCCGATAAGATTGCCGATCATCAAGCACGTTTAGCGGGTATTAATACGGTTAATACCGCGACTTTTGATGCAAGTAACGAAACGTTAGCTGAAGATCAAACAGAAGGAACGTTAACACTTCTGCAGCAACAAGAGCGATTGATGCAGCAGTTGATGCAAGAAGAATCGCAGCGTCAAACTCAGGGTACTGGTTCATCCGAGTTTGAAGTAACGAGTGAACTTCAAGTAATAAATGATGACTTCTCACATGAATTTGCTCAAGCCTACGATGAGCAGGTTACGCAAGAGCAGCCTGTTAGCGAAGAGCCTGATGAAGAGGCCGCTTTGTTAGTGGAAGCTGAGGCAGAGAAAGAATTATTAGAGCAGGAAGCTCAGGAAGAAGAACGCCTTGAAGAAGAGCGTTTGGAAAAAGAGTTAATAGAGCAAGAGCAGCTAGAGAAAGAGCTATTAGAAAAAGAAAGATTGGCAGAAGAAGCGCTAGATAATGAATTAGGCTTTGAAGATGTTGGATCCTCTGATAATAGCGCTACTGAGCTGAGTTCAAGCACAAAGAAAAATTCCTTGTTTGACGACTGA
- the ppiA gene encoding Peptidyl-prolyl cis-trans isomerase A gives MRSITLALSLLLSLSFSTQAEVSATPVTAPLTAKTIDLVIETSMGKIEVELNAELAPISVANFMQYVESGYYNGTIFHRVINNFMVQGGGFDKFMQQKTPLPSIKNEAKNGLKNDRGTLAMARTGVVDSATSQFFINHKDNDFLNHGGRDYGYAVFGKVTKGMDVVDAIARVQTKSGDVPVNPVAIKNVTLKEVVAPESLQAQ, from the coding sequence ATGCGCTCTATCACCTTGGCTCTTAGCCTACTTTTATCCTTATCTTTTTCTACCCAAGCTGAAGTCAGTGCAACGCCCGTAACCGCTCCCCTAACAGCAAAAACCATAGATCTTGTGATTGAAACAAGCATGGGGAAAATTGAAGTTGAACTAAACGCCGAACTTGCCCCTATTTCAGTCGCTAACTTCATGCAGTACGTAGAAAGTGGTTATTATAACGGCACTATTTTTCACCGTGTCATCAATAACTTTATGGTACAAGGTGGTGGCTTTGATAAATTTATGCAACAAAAAACACCCCTCCCTTCTATCAAGAACGAAGCGAAAAACGGTTTGAAAAATGACCGTGGTACTTTAGCAATGGCCCGTACAGGTGTTGTTGATAGTGCGACTAGTCAATTCTTTATTAATCACAAAGATAACGACTTTTTGAACCATGGTGGTCGCGACTATGGCTACGCCGTTTTCGGTAAGGTAACAAAAGGAATGGACGTTGTTGACGCGATTGCTCGTGTGCAAACTAAATCAGGTGATGTACCCGTTAATCCTGTTGCGATTAAAAATGTAACACTGAAAGAAGTTGTTGCCCCAGAAAGCTTGCAAGCGCAATAA
- a CDS encoding YCII-related domain-like protein: MWYAIISQDVDNSLEKRLSVRPAHLARLQILKDEGRLLIAGPHPAIDSEDPGAEGFTGSLVVAEFNALTDAQAWADADPYISAGVYQSVTVKPFKKVLP, encoded by the coding sequence ATGTGGTACGCCATTATTAGCCAAGATGTAGACAACAGCTTAGAAAAACGCTTATCAGTTCGTCCTGCTCATCTGGCACGTTTACAAATATTGAAAGACGAAGGCCGTTTGTTAATTGCTGGCCCACACCCCGCCATTGACAGTGAAGATCCTGGCGCTGAAGGTTTTACCGGCAGCTTAGTGGTTGCTGAATTCAATGCTTTAACAGATGCACAAGCATGGGCCGATGCCGATCCTTATATTAGCGCAGGTGTATACCAAAGCGTAACGGTTAAGCCTTTCAAAAAAGTGCTGCCTTAA